The following proteins are co-located in the Armatimonadota bacterium genome:
- a CDS encoding ABC transporter transmembrane domain-containing protein, with amino-acid sequence MPLKEELPASLAALLPQPAHPDGDLRVSVEADLDGDGNYARRWLAVTGDRLFVMEPDHGDPRLTLDLPLASISEVKAQPQVGSGVLEATVDGLPVELMRYSNAMVGKFMRVAKFLDADVKGEESPPAAELEERPRCSKCHRILPENTRVCPACLDRKQVARRLARYFAPYKWTALGICILMLCGTALELLPGYLNKPLLDKALVPGFAAARSGAGPGELHKYGVILGQLICVLIAARLVALVINVFRGRAVAFVGGRITYDVRTQLYRALQRLSLSFYDKRQSGSILSRVTQDTRELQNALIDGLQFFVVNILVIVAIIVWLLVLDWRLALLVLIPTPIVIACSLFFWRRIHAMFRRYFHVNSRMVGTLADVLAGIRVVKAFAQEEREVVRFDQKVDAVYEAIVKAERTWATFFPILTFVTISGSFIVWYFGGLKVIRGDITLGTFMSFLFFVGMFFGPLQFITRITDWLSRALTATERIFEILDAQPEVADSSDSVAMPHIRGDVTLNDISFGYDKNKPVLKGVSLDVKAGEMIGLCGHSGAGKSTIINLINRFYDVDSGSIKVDGVDLRKIKMNDLSRQIGIVLQEPFLFTGSIHENISYAKPDATREEVMRAAKAANAHEFILKFPDGYDTRVGERGQTLSGGERQRISIARAILHDPRILILDEATSSVDTETEKQIQEAIQRLITGRTTFAIAHRLSTLREADRLLVLKEGKVAEVGTHAELLLKPDGEFRKLVEMQTEINQLTTLAVGG; translated from the coding sequence ATGCCTCTGAAGGAAGAACTGCCGGCGTCGCTGGCTGCGCTGCTGCCCCAACCTGCCCATCCCGACGGCGACCTACGCGTGAGCGTTGAGGCCGACCTGGATGGGGACGGTAACTATGCCCGCCGCTGGCTCGCCGTCACGGGCGACCGCCTTTTCGTCATGGAGCCGGATCATGGCGATCCCCGCCTGACGTTGGACCTGCCGCTCGCCTCCATCTCCGAAGTCAAGGCCCAGCCGCAGGTGGGTTCCGGCGTGCTGGAAGCCACCGTGGACGGGCTGCCCGTCGAGTTGATGCGCTACAGCAACGCGATGGTCGGCAAGTTCATGCGTGTCGCCAAGTTTCTGGACGCGGATGTCAAAGGCGAGGAATCGCCGCCGGCGGCGGAACTGGAGGAACGCCCGCGTTGCTCCAAGTGCCATCGCATCCTGCCGGAAAACACGCGTGTCTGCCCGGCATGCCTCGACCGCAAGCAAGTCGCCCGGAGGCTGGCCCGGTATTTCGCCCCTTACAAGTGGACGGCGCTGGGCATCTGCATCCTCATGCTCTGCGGCACGGCGTTGGAATTGCTGCCCGGATACCTGAACAAACCACTGCTGGACAAGGCGCTTGTACCGGGGTTCGCGGCCGCGCGTTCCGGCGCCGGCCCCGGCGAGTTGCACAAATACGGCGTGATCCTGGGCCAGCTCATCTGCGTACTGATCGCCGCCCGCCTCGTCGCATTGGTTATCAACGTCTTCCGTGGCCGTGCCGTCGCGTTCGTGGGAGGGCGCATCACGTACGACGTACGGACCCAGCTCTACCGCGCGCTGCAACGGCTGAGCCTGTCGTTCTACGATAAACGCCAGAGCGGAAGCATCCTCTCCCGCGTCACGCAGGACACCCGCGAACTCCAGAACGCCCTCATCGACGGCCTCCAGTTCTTCGTGGTCAACATCCTCGTCATCGTCGCGATCATCGTGTGGCTCCTGGTACTCGACTGGAGATTGGCGCTGCTGGTCCTCATCCCCACGCCGATCGTCATCGCCTGCTCGCTGTTCTTCTGGCGCCGCATCCACGCAATGTTCCGCAGGTATTTCCACGTGAACAGCCGGATGGTGGGAACGCTGGCAGACGTGCTGGCCGGCATTCGGGTTGTGAAAGCCTTCGCGCAGGAAGAACGCGAAGTGGTCCGGTTCGACCAGAAGGTGGACGCCGTTTACGAGGCGATTGTGAAAGCGGAGCGCACGTGGGCGACGTTCTTCCCAATCCTGACATTCGTGACGATCTCCGGGTCGTTCATCGTCTGGTATTTCGGCGGCCTCAAGGTCATCCGCGGAGACATCACGCTTGGAACGTTCATGTCGTTCCTTTTCTTCGTGGGGATGTTCTTCGGTCCACTGCAGTTCATCACGCGCATCACGGACTGGCTCTCGCGCGCGCTGACCGCCACGGAACGCATCTTTGAGATCCTGGACGCACAGCCGGAAGTGGCGGACAGCTCGGACTCGGTCGCCATGCCGCACATCCGCGGTGACGTGACGCTGAACGACATCTCGTTCGGCTACGACAAGAACAAGCCCGTCCTTAAGGGCGTGAGCCTCGACGTGAAGGCGGGCGAGATGATCGGCCTCTGCGGGCACAGCGGCGCCGGCAAGAGCACCATCATCAACCTCATCAACCGGTTCTACGACGTGGACAGCGGTAGCATCAAGGTTGATGGCGTGGATCTGCGCAAGATCAAGATGAACGACCTCAGCCGCCAGATCGGCATCGTGCTGCAGGAGCCGTTCCTCTTCACGGGCAGCATCCACGAGAACATCAGTTACGCCAAGCCGGATGCCACCCGGGAGGAAGTGATGCGCGCCGCCAAAGCCGCCAATGCCCACGAGTTCATCCTAAAATTCCCGGACGGCTACGATACGCGCGTCGGCGAACGCGGGCAGACGCTTTCGGGAGGGGAACGCCAGCGCATCAGCATCGCCCGCGCTATCCTCCACGACCCGCGCATCCTGATCCTGGACGAGGCGACCTCCAGCGTGGACACGGAGACGGAAAAACAGATACAGGAAGCGATCCAGCGACTCATCACGGGCCGCACCACCTTCGCCATCGCCCACCGCCTCAGCACACTCCGGGAGGCCGACCGCCTCCTGGTTCTCAAGGAGGGCAAGGTCGCCGAAGTCGGCACCCACGCCGAACTGCTGCTGAAGCCCGACGGCGAATTCCGAAAACTGGTGGAGATGCAGACCGAGATCAACCAGCTAACCACCCTGGCCGTGGGCGGGTGA
- a CDS encoding BrnT family toxin — translation MEWDTDKATRNVAKHGVPFEEACTVFGDPLEVTVEDESHSEEEARFFSVGVSVSGRLLAVSYTERSDRVRILSARLASRREPKDYENQR, via the coding sequence ATTGAATGGGACACGGACAAAGCAACGCGAAATGTCGCCAAACATGGTGTCCCTTTCGAGGAGGCCTGCACAGTGTTTGGAGATCCGCTTGAAGTGACGGTTGAAGACGAATCGCATTCTGAGGAAGAGGCAAGGTTCTTCAGTGTCGGCGTATCAGTTTCTGGCCGCCTCCTTGCTGTGTCATACACGGAACGCTCGGATAGAGTTCGAATACTGAGCGCGAGACTGGCATCGCGCCGTGAACCGAAAGACTATGAAAACCAAAGATGA
- a CDS encoding type II toxin-antitoxin system HicB family antitoxin, with protein MELKVVVKPGEAGLFVAHIPALKGCWSQGTTREETLQNIREAAALWLEVEQEKRSQPLTGAAEAFAVQI; from the coding sequence ATGGAACTGAAAGTTGTGGTCAAACCGGGCGAAGCCGGTCTCTTCGTTGCCCACATACCTGCGCTCAAAGGCTGCTGGTCGCAAGGTACGACGCGCGAAGAAACGCTACAAAACATACGAGAAGCCGCCGCGCTCTGGCTTGAGGTGGAGCAGGAAAAGCGCTCTCAACCGCTGACCGGCGCGGCTGAGGCATTCGCGGTCCAGATATGA
- a CDS encoding type II toxin-antitoxin system HicA family toxin, giving the protein MSRLPVLSGADAVRAFERAGWAVARQRGSHVVLTKPGRSANLSVPQHRQLDPGTPRGLIHDSGLSVSAFAILLKDR; this is encoded by the coding sequence ATGAGCCGGTTGCCTGTTCTGTCGGGAGCCGATGCCGTTCGGGCATTCGAGCGTGCCGGTTGGGCTGTGGCTCGCCAGCGAGGTAGCCACGTGGTGCTCACAAAACCGGGCCGTTCCGCAAACCTGTCAGTACCCCAACACCGCCAACTGGACCCCGGCACCCCCCGCGGTTTGATCCACGACTCCGGATTGAGCGTTTCCGCGTTCGCCATTCTCCTCAAAGACCGGTAG
- a CDS encoding ABC transporter ATP-binding protein, translated as MIQVRDLRVDYDDVCAVRDLSLDIGPGEVFGLIGPNGAGKTTTLKALMGLLEPTYGDIFLNGVDIREHREQAERIVGFMPDFPPIYDDLMVWEFLDLFAASYGIAPEHRSSVIDHYLAEVDLTEKKYAVTAGLSRGMKQRLILAKTLLPEPKIIILDEPASGMDPHGRALLKSIMREVGAQGRIVLISSHILSELSEFCTSVGIMERGRLVMSGRVDEITDKVLGQAEMLVEVVSGAEALPGVLEAGGHSGAVERNGDVFSFTFQGGPEEASELLSALVVAGVKVASYGRKKEGLEEVFLAVGAKEVS; from the coding sequence ATGATCCAGGTCCGTGATCTGCGGGTTGACTACGACGACGTCTGCGCCGTGAGGGACTTGTCCCTGGACATCGGCCCGGGCGAGGTGTTCGGGTTGATCGGCCCGAACGGCGCCGGAAAGACGACCACACTCAAGGCCCTGATGGGGCTCTTGGAACCCACCTACGGCGACATCTTCCTCAACGGCGTGGACATCCGCGAGCACCGCGAACAGGCCGAACGCATCGTGGGGTTTATGCCGGATTTCCCGCCCATCTACGACGATCTGATGGTCTGGGAGTTTCTGGACCTCTTCGCGGCCAGCTATGGGATTGCCCCGGAACACCGCAGTTCGGTGATCGACCACTATCTGGCCGAGGTGGACCTCACCGAGAAGAAATACGCTGTCACCGCCGGGCTCAGCCGTGGCATGAAGCAGCGGCTCATCCTGGCCAAGACCCTCCTCCCGGAGCCGAAGATCATCATCCTCGATGAACCGGCCAGTGGAATGGACCCGCACGGCCGCGCCCTCCTCAAGAGCATCATGCGCGAGGTCGGAGCACAAGGCCGCATCGTCCTCATCTCCTCGCATATCCTCTCCGAGCTGTCCGAGTTCTGCACCTCAGTCGGGATCATGGAGCGCGGACGCCTGGTGATGAGCGGCCGTGTGGACGAGATCACCGACAAGGTCCTGGGCCAGGCGGAGATGCTGGTGGAGGTTGTCTCAGGCGCCGAGGCGCTGCCCGGGGTGCTGGAAGCGGGCGGGCATTCGGGCGCTGTGGAGCGAAACGGCGATGTGTTCTCGTTCACGTTCCAGGGCGGCCCCGAGGAAGCGAGCGAGCTGTTAAGCGCTCTGGTGGTGGCGGGTGTGAAGGTGGCGTCTTACGGGCGCAAGAAGGAAGGGCTGGAGGAAGTGTTCCTCGCCGTGGGCGCGAAGGAGGTGTCTTGA
- a CDS encoding ABC transporter permease: MAAESIQTLDVSRLTAETLVMDNPVLVKHVRSRLRKQHVIPNIVILVIIAALSTWSCFKLNAVHEGYAFSIICVLQGAILFVGGTSQVASAVAQARETGILDFHRVSPLSALAVTLGFVLGAPIREWVAFVTLIPFSLACVAGGNPDAVGWLKCMAAMIVAALLYHTVGALVGATSKPRTAGGVAVVVVVLLFFVGSVFWRLTPTPAIAEAIGQAKDLPLTSKFFGLSFSQFNLGLMHQVPLLAFLLIATVRKIRQERAFVYAKPIAILFLAILAIYLLGDTHTWDYARVTFDGFEAVFVAYFMTVAGIMLTTAVTPSWGAFANGVRRARKANRVRPRPMEDMASNLAPVIAFAVIVLAAPVASSLLRHAPHHLLAPASLGGVVASATVLMFGCAQQAFELTLRRSAKGYFALLLFLAWVVPLLLAAVAGITQMGERVTMTLLSISPLAGIGITAVMLDPSIKAQAAPVVAVSVSVAWALLFLVISISAARKAEAEV, encoded by the coding sequence ATGGCCGCCGAATCAATTCAGACCTTGGACGTGTCGAGACTGACCGCCGAAACGCTCGTGATGGACAATCCCGTGCTGGTAAAGCACGTGCGGTCGCGCCTGCGCAAGCAGCACGTCATCCCCAACATCGTCATACTGGTGATTATCGCCGCGCTTTCGACGTGGTCGTGTTTCAAGCTGAACGCCGTTCACGAAGGCTACGCTTTCAGCATCATCTGCGTTCTGCAGGGCGCCATCCTGTTTGTAGGCGGAACGTCCCAGGTCGCGTCAGCGGTAGCGCAGGCGCGGGAGACGGGCATTCTGGATTTCCATCGCGTGAGCCCCCTCAGCGCGCTGGCGGTGACTCTGGGCTTCGTTCTAGGCGCGCCAATCCGGGAATGGGTAGCTTTCGTCACCCTCATCCCGTTTTCGCTGGCCTGCGTCGCCGGCGGCAACCCCGATGCGGTGGGGTGGCTGAAGTGCATGGCGGCCATGATCGTTGCGGCTCTCCTGTACCACACCGTGGGCGCCCTGGTGGGCGCCACCAGCAAGCCGCGGACGGCGGGCGGGGTGGCTGTGGTGGTCGTGGTGCTGCTGTTCTTCGTCGGCAGCGTTTTCTGGAGGCTGACCCCCACGCCGGCCATCGCGGAAGCGATTGGCCAGGCTAAGGATCTGCCGCTGACGAGCAAGTTCTTCGGCCTTTCATTCTCCCAGTTCAATCTGGGGCTGATGCATCAGGTCCCGTTGCTGGCATTTCTGCTGATCGCCACCGTGCGCAAAATACGGCAGGAACGCGCTTTCGTCTACGCCAAACCCATCGCGATTCTGTTCCTCGCCATCCTTGCGATTTACCTCCTCGGGGACACGCACACGTGGGACTACGCGCGTGTAACTTTCGACGGGTTTGAGGCCGTCTTCGTGGCCTACTTCATGACCGTCGCCGGAATCATGCTCACAACCGCTGTCACGCCGAGTTGGGGCGCCTTCGCGAACGGGGTGCGGCGCGCGCGCAAGGCGAACCGCGTCCGGCCGAGGCCGATGGAGGATATGGCATCGAACCTGGCCCCCGTAATCGCTTTCGCGGTCATCGTATTGGCGGCGCCAGTCGCGTCCAGCCTGTTGCGTCATGCGCCGCACCATCTGCTGGCGCCGGCCAGCCTCGGTGGTGTGGTGGCCTCTGCCACAGTGCTCATGTTCGGCTGCGCTCAACAGGCGTTTGAGTTAACGCTTCGGCGAAGCGCCAAAGGATACTTTGCCCTGCTCCTCTTCCTCGCATGGGTCGTGCCGCTCCTGCTGGCGGCGGTGGCCGGCATCACGCAGATGGGCGAGCGGGTTACGATGACGCTTCTTTCGATAAGCCCCCTCGCCGGCATTGGAATCACCGCGGTCATGCTCGATCCTTCGATCAAAGCGCAGGCGGCGCCCGTAGTGGCGGTCAGCGTATCGGTGGCGTGGGCGCTGCTCTTCCTGGTGATCAGCATCAGCGCCGCGCGCAAGGCGGAAGCCGAGGTGTGA
- a CDS encoding SUMF1/EgtB/PvdO family nonheme iron enzyme, whose product MRTAGGQLIAAPASTAQQSEWLASLKAWRTSTNIDRSLYTDPHRAWTQRNFVQALVIAQERTLFDPKTNRYTVDRYLSDVTKRYGGVDSVIIWHTYPNIGIDDRNQHDHLRDMPGGLPGLRKMVADFHKRGVRVFFPIMPWDSGTREESVSLAEATARDMAGIGADGVFGDTLSGIDRSFLEAARTSLVLEPELNLGNDEMLGWNTTTWGQFWDEPFAPGISAYKWLEPRHMVHVTSRWAKDRNGDLQCAFLNGTGYQSWENIWGLWNGITGKDAGTLRRVAAIEREFASLLTSADWEPYASTERAGVFASRFPGEGRTLWTLVNRSDEDVAGPVLKVLHREDTRYYDLWRGAEIKPETTDGVDSLSFSIPAHGFGAALAVGSGFRVSGSESQNPKSGSLRRFLKEMAALPAPDNGADWKTLPQRVTPIPPTRPAASAPDGMVLIPGGPFDFRVSGVEIEGSDEFGIDVQYPWEDAPRRDHVHQFQMAPFYIDRTPVTNAQFKRFVDAARYKPGDAHNFLRHWIDGSYPAGWANKPVTWVSLEDARAYARWAGKRLPHEWEWQYAAQGSDGRRCPWGPQPDANAIPKTDTGRTMRPPTDVDAYPSGASPFGVLDMVGNVWQWTDEYTDDHTRSAILRGGSYYQPQGSNWYFPQAHRLDQHGKYLLMSPGKDRSGAIGFRCVVDAQAPRKATSLTPAAGPAG is encoded by the coding sequence GTGCGCACGGCCGGAGGCCAGTTGATCGCCGCGCCAGCCTCTACCGCGCAACAGTCCGAATGGCTGGCGAGTCTTAAGGCCTGGCGCACGTCCACTAACATCGACCGGTCGCTCTATACCGATCCCCATCGTGCGTGGACCCAGCGCAATTTCGTGCAGGCGCTCGTCATCGCCCAGGAGCGCACCCTCTTCGACCCGAAGACCAACCGATACACGGTCGACCGCTACCTCTCCGACGTGACGAAGCGATACGGCGGGGTGGACAGCGTCATCATCTGGCACACCTATCCCAACATCGGGATCGACGACCGCAACCAGCACGACCACCTGCGCGATATGCCGGGCGGACTCCCGGGCCTGCGGAAGATGGTCGCGGATTTCCACAAGCGCGGCGTGCGGGTGTTCTTCCCGATCATGCCGTGGGACAGCGGCACGCGCGAGGAGTCCGTATCGCTGGCGGAGGCAACGGCCCGCGATATGGCCGGAATCGGCGCGGACGGCGTCTTCGGCGACACCCTCTCCGGAATCGACCGATCTTTCCTGGAGGCGGCCCGCACTTCCCTAGTCCTCGAGCCCGAGCTGAACCTTGGGAACGACGAAATGCTGGGCTGGAACACGACGACCTGGGGGCAGTTCTGGGATGAACCGTTCGCGCCGGGTATCAGCGCCTACAAATGGTTGGAGCCCAGGCATATGGTCCACGTCACATCCCGGTGGGCGAAGGACCGGAACGGCGACCTCCAGTGCGCTTTCCTGAACGGCACGGGATACCAGAGTTGGGAGAACATCTGGGGCCTCTGGAACGGCATCACGGGCAAGGACGCGGGCACGCTGCGCCGCGTTGCCGCCATCGAGCGAGAGTTCGCCTCTCTGCTGACGAGTGCGGACTGGGAGCCTTACGCCTCCACCGAGCGGGCAGGGGTCTTCGCGAGCCGCTTTCCCGGCGAGGGCCGGACATTGTGGACGCTTGTGAACCGGTCGGACGAGGACGTGGCCGGCCCGGTATTGAAGGTTCTTCACCGTGAGGACACGCGTTACTACGATCTGTGGCGCGGCGCGGAGATAAAGCCCGAAACCACGGATGGCGTGGATTCCCTGTCGTTCAGCATCCCCGCGCACGGATTCGGCGCGGCGCTGGCGGTGGGCTCCGGGTTCCGGGTTTCGGGTTCCGAGTCTCAGAACCCGAAATCCGGTTCGCTGCGACGCTTTCTGAAGGAGATGGCGGCGTTACCCGCACCTGACAATGGCGCGGACTGGAAGACTCTGCCGCAGCGCGTCACGCCAATCCCGCCAACCAGGCCGGCCGCATCCGCACCTGACGGGATGGTACTCATACCGGGTGGACCGTTCGACTTCCGCGTCTCCGGCGTTGAGATCGAGGGATCCGACGAGTTCGGCATCGACGTTCAGTATCCCTGGGAGGATGCGCCGCGGAGGGACCATGTCCATCAGTTTCAGATGGCGCCGTTCTACATCGACCGCACGCCGGTCACCAACGCCCAGTTCAAGCGGTTTGTGGACGCGGCCCGCTACAAGCCCGGCGATGCCCACAACTTCCTGCGGCACTGGATAGATGGCTCGTACCCGGCGGGATGGGCGAACAAGCCGGTCACCTGGGTCTCCCTGGAAGATGCGCGCGCCTACGCCCGCTGGGCCGGCAAGCGCCTCCCGCACGAATGGGAGTGGCAGTACGCCGCGCAGGGAAGCGATGGGCGACGCTGTCCGTGGGGGCCGCAGCCGGATGCGAACGCGATTCCAAAGACCGACACTGGCCGGACCATGCGGCCGCCCACCGATGTTGACGCCTACCCGTCGGGAGCCAGCCCGTTCGGCGTACTGGACATGGTCGGAAACGTGTGGCAGTGGACCGACGAGTATACGGACGATCACACGCGCTCGGCCATCCTTCGCGGCGGCAGCTACTACCAGCCGCAGGGCTCGAACTGGTATTTCCCGCAGGCCCATCGGTTGGATCAGCACGGGAAGTACCTGCTAATGTCCCCCGGCAAGGACCGCTCGGGTGCCATCGGATTTCGCTGCGTGGTGGATGCTCAAGCCCCACGCAAGGCGACAAGCCTCACTCCGGCGGCGGGGCCGGCTGGCTGA
- a CDS encoding DUF5127 domain-containing protein, producing MFNQSRMRAIAMMLTCLGTGPARGAFRPPAVPLVTHDPYFSCWSMADHLYDDWTRHWTGANHAMAGIVRVDGVPMRFMGGANAQPAAATQTSVTVTATQSRYVFSCRGVELTVTFTSPLLPNDLDVLTRPASYVTFTARSADGKRHAVQLYFDISAEWVVDQTTQSVTWSRLTIPGLDVMQVGSVDQNILAKSGDNLRIDWGRLMLSVRKGQNASTSIVSADDARARFSADGALPAPDDTAKPRPAKDRWPVMTALFDLGSVTGKPVRRHVTVAYDDVYGIEYFGAKLRGWWRRDASMTPERMVAAAESDYETLIKRCDAFDAALNAEAARAGGARYAQLCALAYRQTIAGNKVVAGPDGQPLCFAKENFSNGCIATVDVMYPSAPFFLRYSPALLEAQLSPIFAYARGGKWPFPFAPHDLGTYPKANGQVYGLVNGELKLEFQMPVEETGNMLILTAALCKARPSPEFATRNWDLLSKWADYLVANALDPGNQLCTADMFGPLAHNTDLALKGIIGIGAYARLCAMTGKPDEARKYSAIAREYAAQWRQKASDTGHTRLAYDKPGTWSMKHNLIWDRVLGTNLFPVAVGDSEAAWYLKTQGAYGLPVDNRTPTSLIDWNLWCAALAKDKSDFEALVAPLYRYANETPSRVPLCDWFDTTTARQTGFQARSVVGGLFIKMLRPPAEAEEANRAGREGTKPARNP from the coding sequence ATGTTCAATCAATCCAGAATGAGGGCCATCGCCATGATGCTGACCTGCCTCGGGACGGGCCCGGCGCGCGGCGCATTTCGCCCACCTGCCGTACCACTCGTGACTCACGATCCGTATTTCAGTTGTTGGTCGATGGCCGATCACCTCTACGACGACTGGACCAGGCACTGGACGGGCGCCAACCACGCAATGGCGGGGATCGTCCGCGTTGACGGCGTCCCGATGCGATTCATGGGTGGGGCCAATGCTCAGCCTGCTGCCGCAACGCAGACATCGGTTACCGTAACGGCCACTCAGAGCCGCTACGTGTTCTCGTGTCGGGGCGTGGAGCTGACCGTCACGTTTACCTCGCCACTACTGCCGAACGACCTCGATGTGCTCACCCGGCCGGCGTCCTACGTGACTTTTACCGCCCGGTCGGCGGATGGCAAACGGCACGCGGTCCAGCTCTACTTCGATATCTCCGCCGAATGGGTGGTGGACCAGACGACGCAGAGTGTGACGTGGTCCCGCCTCACAATTCCCGGGCTGGATGTCATGCAGGTTGGAAGCGTGGACCAGAACATCCTGGCCAAGTCCGGCGACAACCTGCGCATCGACTGGGGTCGTCTGATGCTGTCCGTTCGCAAGGGCCAGAATGCCTCTACGTCCATCGTCTCCGCCGACGACGCGCGCGCCCGGTTCAGTGCTGATGGCGCCTTGCCGGCTCCGGACGACACGGCGAAACCCCGGCCCGCGAAGGACAGGTGGCCGGTGATGACGGCGTTGTTCGATCTCGGGTCTGTCACGGGCAAACCGGTCCGCCGGCACGTGACGGTCGCTTACGATGACGTCTACGGCATCGAGTATTTCGGCGCGAAATTGCGCGGTTGGTGGCGCCGGGACGCCTCGATGACGCCTGAGCGGATGGTCGCCGCGGCTGAATCGGATTACGAAACGCTTATCAAGCGATGTGACGCCTTCGATGCGGCGCTGAACGCGGAGGCGGCCCGGGCGGGCGGAGCCCGGTACGCGCAGCTCTGTGCTTTGGCATACCGCCAGACCATCGCGGGAAACAAGGTCGTGGCAGGGCCGGACGGCCAGCCTCTTTGTTTCGCGAAGGAGAATTTCAGCAACGGCTGCATCGCCACCGTGGACGTCATGTATCCGTCCGCCCCGTTCTTCCTGCGATACAGCCCGGCGCTCCTGGAAGCGCAGTTATCTCCCATCTTCGCGTACGCCCGCGGCGGAAAGTGGCCGTTCCCGTTCGCGCCGCATGACCTGGGCACATATCCGAAGGCAAACGGGCAGGTCTACGGCCTCGTGAACGGCGAACTGAAGCTCGAGTTCCAGATGCCCGTTGAGGAGACCGGCAATATGCTCATCCTCACGGCCGCACTCTGCAAGGCCCGGCCATCCCCGGAATTCGCGACCCGAAACTGGGACTTGCTGTCGAAATGGGCGGATTACCTCGTGGCCAACGCCCTTGACCCCGGCAATCAATTGTGTACGGCAGACATGTTCGGCCCGCTGGCGCATAACACTGACCTGGCTCTCAAGGGGATTATCGGCATCGGCGCGTACGCGCGGCTGTGCGCGATGACCGGCAAGCCCGATGAGGCCAGGAAATACTCCGCCATCGCGCGTGAGTACGCCGCCCAGTGGCGGCAAAAGGCCTCCGATACGGGGCACACACGCCTGGCCTATGACAAGCCCGGGACCTGGAGCATGAAACACAATCTCATCTGGGACCGCGTTCTAGGCACCAATCTTTTCCCGGTGGCGGTCGGCGATTCCGAGGCGGCGTGGTACCTGAAAACACAGGGCGCGTACGGACTGCCGGTCGATAATCGCACGCCAACCAGCCTCATCGACTGGAATTTGTGGTGCGCGGCTTTGGCGAAGGACAAATCGGACTTCGAGGCGCTGGTCGCCCCGCTCTATCGTTACGCGAATGAGACGCCATCCCGCGTACCGCTCTGCGACTGGTTCGACACAACGACCGCGCGGCAGACGGGTTTTCAAGCGCGATCCGTTGTGGGAGGCCTGTTCATCAAGATGTTGCGCCCGCCCGCCGAAGCCGAGGAGGCAAACCGCGCGGGCCGCGAAGGTACGAAGCCGGCCCGCAACCCCTGA
- a CDS encoding uroporphyrinogen decarboxylase family protein, protein MNKRDVIRCVLDGGKPPYVPWSCSFTVEAEQKLRDHFAGADLEDALQNHILGLGSDIGFFEDLGGDRVRDVFGVVWDRSVDKDIGIVEGCVLPEPTLNGYSFPDPLDARFFEDIPAKIARYGDRFRVFRIGFSLYERAWTMRGMETLMMDFYDHPEFVRELLRRIADYNLAQVEEALKYDIDAVYFGDDWGSQRGLQMSPKIWRTFLYPEIQRMYARVREAGKYVMIHSCGDVDELFDDLIAAGLNCFNPFQPEVMDVHALLDQYRGRLVFHGGLSTQRTLPYGSVHDVREESRRLLEHGLSGGFIFSPAHSVEGDVPLENMLAFLDAVQGQPGAPARV, encoded by the coding sequence ATGAACAAGCGCGATGTGATCCGATGCGTGCTGGATGGCGGGAAGCCCCCCTATGTGCCGTGGTCATGCTCCTTCACAGTGGAAGCGGAGCAGAAACTGCGGGACCACTTCGCCGGCGCTGACCTGGAGGATGCCCTCCAGAATCACATCCTCGGCCTCGGCAGCGACATCGGGTTTTTCGAGGACCTGGGCGGCGACCGCGTACGAGACGTCTTCGGCGTTGTATGGGACCGCAGCGTGGACAAAGACATCGGCATCGTAGAAGGCTGCGTCCTCCCGGAACCAACGCTGAATGGGTACAGCTTCCCCGATCCGCTGGATGCACGGTTCTTCGAGGATATCCCCGCCAAGATCGCTCGCTACGGCGACCGTTTCCGGGTATTCCGCATCGGCTTCTCCCTGTACGAACGCGCCTGGACGATGCGCGGCATGGAGACGCTGATGATGGATTTCTACGACCACCCGGAGTTCGTCCGCGAGTTGCTGCGCCGGATCGCGGACTACAACCTCGCGCAAGTCGAGGAGGCGTTGAAGTACGACATCGATGCCGTGTATTTCGGCGACGACTGGGGCAGCCAGCGCGGACTCCAGATGTCGCCGAAGATCTGGCGAACGTTCCTTTATCCGGAGATTCAGCGAATGTACGCCCGCGTCCGCGAGGCAGGCAAGTACGTGATGATTCATAGCTGCGGCGACGTGGACGAGTTGTTCGATGACCTCATCGCCGCCGGGTTGAACTGCTTCAACCCATTCCAACCGGAGGTGATGGACGTTCACGCGCTGCTGGATCAGTACCGCGGGAGGCTGGTGTTCCACGGCGGACTGTCCACCCAGCGAACGCTGCCCTACGGGAGCGTGCACGACGTGCGCGAGGAGAGCCGACGCCTGCTGGAACACGGCCTCTCCGGCGGGTTCATCTTCTCGCCGGCCCACTCGGTGGAAGGCGATGTGCCCCTGGAGAATATGCTGGCGTTCCTCGACGCCGTGCAGGGCCAGCCGGGAGCGCCGGCGCGCGTATGA